The genomic stretch CCAAGATATTGATGCTCTTAGACCCCAAGTGGAGCTATTGATTCTAGTTCTGCATTGGGGAGTGGAATACAGCACAGAGCCTACAGCAGAACAGAGGAGCCTGGCCCGAGAGTTTTTGGAAGCAGGGGCCGATGCTATCGTAGGCAGCCATCCTCATGTCATTCAGCCTGTTGAGTATTTTACTATTAATGGCAAAAAGAAATTTGTAGCCTATTCCATTGGGAACTTTATTGGGGATCAACGGGGTCAAGAACGCAATAGCGGGGTTATTCTTCAACTGAAGTTTGGTGTTGAAAAAGTACTGCAGCCAAGCACAGCGGAATCTGTGGCATCACCCGAGGCAATGAAGACCAATGCTAGTTTGATTTCACACACCGTAGAACTTGACGAGGTCAAGCTTATTTCTACCTTCTCCCATAGCTATACCAAAGAAGGCAGGCAACACTTCCGTGTCATCCCCGTGGAAGAAACCGTCGAGAAGATCAAGGCCAATAAAGAAGAGATCTTAACCAGCGTCGATCTACCTCTTCTGGAAAACGTCCTAAAAACGACCCGTGATCGCCTGAGCCAACTCACAGCAAGCGAGACCTAGAAAATATTATTCGAAGATTTCGACACTCACCCTTTGGGATAAGAAGGAATTTTATAAGTAATCTAGAATATATCTTTTTATAACCTATAACATAGTATAAAAGTATCATGGAGATACTTCTTGTTCTGTAAGAACAACTAGTTTTATAAGATAACTAGGTTTATTAGTAGTGATAAATTCAAACGATGGATATGACCATGAAGGTCTTGCCTGAGGAAATGGGCGGATCTTCATGGTTTTATTTTTGGAGAGGGAGATGATTAGTATGCATATGGCTGATGCCTTGATTTCACCGGCAGTAGGGGTAACCATGTGGGCAGCGACCGCAGGTGTCGCCGCATACTCCATAAAGAAAATCCAAGACGATATGGATGAAAAGAAGATTCCTTTGATGGGGGTCATGGGGGCATTTGTTTTTGCTGCTCAGATGATTAACTTTACGATACCCGGAACAGGATCTAGCGGACATCTCGGTGGGGGGTTGTTACTGGCGATTCTTCTCGGGCCTTATGCTGGATTTTTGACAATGGCCGCGATTCTGACTATACAGGCCTTATTCTTTGCCGATGGAGGGCTTTTGGCATTAGGGGCGAATATATTTAATCTTGGCTTTTTTACATGCTTTGTAGTCTACCCTCTTATCTATAAACCGCTGATGGCCAAAGGATATAATTCGAAACGGATATTAGGTGCTGCTCTCTTGGCAGCAGTTATTGGTCTTCAGTTGGGTTCCTTGAGCGTTGTCCTTGAGACTCTTTTTTCAGGGAAGACCGAATTGCCTTTTAACACTTTCCTCCTACTTATGCAGCCCATCCACTTGGCAATTGGGATAGTTGAGGGTCTGGTGATAGCTGCAGTGGTTACTTTTGTCTGGAAGGAACGTCCAGAGATACTTGAGAATGCAAGATGGGGAGAAAGGCTAGGTAGCATCTCCTTGAAACGGGTCCTTACGGTTCTTGTCTTGGCTGCAGTCCTTACCGGTGG from Desulfitobacterium dichloroeliminans LMG P-21439 encodes the following:
- a CDS encoding energy-coupling factor ABC transporter permease; this translates as MHMADALISPAVGVTMWAATAGVAAYSIKKIQDDMDEKKIPLMGVMGAFVFAAQMINFTIPGTGSSGHLGGGLLLAILLGPYAGFLTMAAILTIQALFFADGGLLALGANIFNLGFFTCFVVYPLIYKPLMAKGYNSKRILGAALLAAVIGLQLGSLSVVLETLFSGKTELPFNTFLLLMQPIHLAIGIVEGLVIAAVVTFVWKERPEILENARWGERLGSISLKRVLTVLVLAAVLTGGVFSWFASSNPDGLEWSMHKAAGVEELEATGGIHQMLADLQSNIAFLPDYGFRASEEESAPATAEGSEVWPAVDSGTTTAGIVGAGLTLVLAGIIGFVVTLLKKRNSSPAK